A stretch of the Chitinophagaceae bacterium genome encodes the following:
- a CDS encoding DUF4907 domain-containing protein: MHEPGNTFCYDVYAAGKLMIHQTNIPGLPGNDGFKTKEGAVKVV; the protein is encoded by the coding sequence TTGCATGAACCCGGCAACACCTTTTGTTATGATGTATATGCTGCTGGTAAATTGATGATTCATCAAACCAATATTCCCGGACTTCCCGGCAATGACGGATTCAAAACAAAGGAAGGTGCTGTGAAAGTGGTGTAG